A stretch of Caballeronia sp. NK8 DNA encodes these proteins:
- a CDS encoding efflux RND transporter periplasmic adaptor subunit: MNQQDEHTTKPRTPRRILPPLILLGIAAALLAVGIVPRLHAQSALAAQADVQSVMNVSVIAPRAAPATQELLLPGAVSAFSDASIYARTSGYVQHWYADIGAHVKQGQLLAVIQTPEVDAQLQQARADEATARANYVYARDTAARWQDMLKTQSVSQQDADTKSGDMLAKQAMLSSAQANVRRLTELVSYEKVLAPFDGVLSARRVDVGALVTAGGAPGLAGATGELFHEVQSDTLRVFIDVPQGDAPYVTSTTQAYLTVQQYPGRRFPATVARNAGAMDPVTRTLRVELDVANGDGALLPGAYAQAHLELVSQTPKLDVPVSALLFRPNGVTVATVDASNRISLRTVTLGRDFGTHVEVVTGLQASDKVIDNPGDAITSGEAVKIAKTASAS, encoded by the coding sequence ATGAATCAGCAAGACGAACATACCACCAAGCCGCGCACGCCACGGCGCATTCTTCCTCCGCTGATCCTGCTCGGGATCGCCGCCGCACTGCTCGCTGTCGGCATCGTGCCGCGCCTGCATGCACAAAGCGCGCTGGCCGCGCAGGCCGACGTCCAGAGCGTGATGAACGTCTCGGTCATCGCGCCGCGTGCAGCGCCCGCCACGCAGGAACTGCTGCTGCCGGGCGCCGTGTCGGCGTTCTCGGACGCGTCCATCTACGCGCGCACCAGCGGCTATGTTCAGCACTGGTACGCCGATATCGGCGCGCACGTGAAGCAAGGGCAACTGCTCGCGGTGATCCAGACACCCGAAGTCGACGCGCAATTGCAGCAGGCACGCGCCGACGAAGCCACCGCGCGTGCGAACTATGTCTACGCGCGGGACACGGCCGCGCGCTGGCAGGACATGCTGAAGACGCAGTCGGTCTCGCAACAGGACGCCGATACGAAATCCGGCGATATGCTCGCGAAGCAGGCCATGCTGTCATCCGCGCAAGCCAACGTGCGCCGCCTCACGGAACTCGTGTCGTATGAGAAAGTGCTCGCGCCGTTCGACGGCGTGCTGAGCGCGCGCCGTGTCGATGTCGGCGCGCTCGTCACGGCAGGCGGCGCACCGGGACTCGCTGGCGCCACGGGCGAACTCTTCCATGAAGTGCAGAGCGACACCCTGCGCGTATTCATCGACGTCCCGCAGGGCGACGCGCCTTACGTGACCTCGACGACACAGGCGTATCTCACCGTGCAGCAGTATCCCGGACGACGTTTCCCCGCGACGGTCGCGCGCAATGCCGGCGCGATGGACCCGGTAACGCGCACTCTGCGCGTCGAGCTGGATGTCGCGAACGGCGATGGCGCGCTGTTGCCGGGCGCGTACGCACAGGCGCATCTGGAACTCGTCAGTCAGACGCCGAAACTGGATGTTCCTGTCAGCGCCCTGCTCTTTCGGCCGAACGGCGTGACGGTGGCGACCGTCGATGCATCGAACCGGATCAGCCTCAGGACCGTGACGCTCGGTCGCGATTTCGGCACGCATGTCGAAGTCGTGACCGGCCTGCAGGCGTCCGACAAGGTGATCGACAATCCCGGCGACGCCATCACGAGCGGCGAAGCGGTGAAGATCGCGAAGACCGCCAGCGCATCGTGA
- a CDS encoding DUF4148 domain-containing protein has protein sequence MNKAAMFLLASLAIGVAGQASAQTSGLTRAEVNQQLVQAEAQGLLPSSGTDYPPNAAAVARNKAAFQAREQAHVSATGYGGATDGQTSH, from the coding sequence ATGAACAAGGCTGCTATGTTTCTTCTCGCTTCATTGGCTATTGGCGTGGCAGGTCAGGCGTCCGCGCAGACCAGCGGATTGACGCGCGCTGAGGTCAATCAACAACTGGTTCAGGCCGAGGCACAGGGTCTGTTGCCTTCGAGCGGCACGGACTATCCGCCGAATGCAGCCGCCGTCGCGCGGAACAAGGCGGCCTTCCAGGCCCGCGAGCAGGCGCATGTCTCGGCAACGGGTTACGGCGGCGCAACGGACGGTCAGACGTCGCACTGA
- a CDS encoding IclR family transcriptional regulator, whose product MLKTLDSALALLTRFTLQDPSWGVRELAKATGVHYAVVHRVLASFAENGFLRQDSAGRYSLGLRLFELGQVAHRTFAPSDVVQPALDALAQTSGETVFLSLLDGTDAVCTDMAQSQQQLRFSIELGQRFALNAGAHAKAILAFQPEAFRATIHQHTKTAGHAKLEEQLARVREDGWCHTREEAAATVAGLAVPLWSRDRRSVIGSLGIAGPVQRLDGEAIPRLIEALKKTRETIEPVVGLTG is encoded by the coding sequence ATGCTCAAAACACTCGATAGCGCATTGGCGTTGCTTACCCGATTCACACTTCAGGATCCTTCGTGGGGCGTGAGGGAGCTCGCGAAAGCCACCGGCGTCCACTACGCCGTGGTGCATCGCGTGCTCGCGTCGTTCGCGGAGAATGGCTTCCTGCGGCAGGACAGCGCCGGCCGCTATTCGCTGGGCTTGCGGCTGTTCGAGCTTGGTCAGGTCGCGCACCGCACCTTCGCGCCTTCCGACGTCGTGCAACCCGCGCTCGATGCGCTGGCCCAGACGAGCGGCGAAACCGTGTTCCTTTCTCTTCTCGACGGCACCGACGCGGTTTGCACCGACATGGCGCAGAGTCAGCAGCAGTTGCGCTTCTCCATCGAACTGGGTCAGCGGTTCGCGCTCAACGCCGGCGCGCACGCGAAAGCAATCCTCGCTTTTCAGCCCGAAGCGTTTCGCGCCACGATCCATCAACACACCAAAACGGCAGGCCACGCGAAGCTGGAAGAACAACTCGCCAGGGTGCGGGAGGACGGGTGGTGCCACACGCGCGAGGAGGCGGCCGCGACGGTCGCCGGGCTCGCAGTCCCGCTATGGTCTCGCGACCGCCGCAGCGTCATCGGTTCGCTGGGCATCGCCGGGCCCGTCCAGCGACTGGATGGCGAGGCCATTCCGCGACTCATCGAAGCCCTGAAGAAGACCCGCGAAACGATCGAGCCCGTGGTCGGGCTGACCGGTTGA
- a CDS encoding alkaline phosphatase family protein has translation MKKTNRRALAQSPLLGAILAAVAFHASHAKADERDHRRPDHDDRAIAKHVILISFDGLHEQDVARCVASNACPNIALLAKDGVTYTNAHTPGLSDSFPGLAALVTGGSPKTTGLFYDVSYDRTLYAPSDANCSGAQGWNVVFDETTGIDGQNGGALTHLDGGGAFNPQAIPHAKVDGVCKPVYPHDYVKTNTVFEVVKSSVPQARTAWADKHAWGYDWLNGPSGAGVDDLMRTEINAIDPKTNSNYTDIYTHTEVFDDLHVQALVNQIDGKSSTGDASPGVPTLFGANFQTLSVAQKATVATNGGYLDASFTPGPQVSAAIAYVDASLGRIVSELKQRGLYRSTAIIVTAKHGQSPSDHSKLVKNGDTVAALLQANNYLDPKGNYGQNATKTGNLNDGSGLADTGFVQSDDVSLIWLRDQHQLAQAVKSLKDNLGCNAPGICADGPDAYLLYGPRIAAAFGDPKQGRTPDIIVQPNPGVIYTSSASKDEEHGGNAPDDGHLGLIVYAPGMKHAGRTVDDRVLTTQVAPTMLRLLGVNARRLHSVEIEGTQALPGFDGERF, from the coding sequence ATGAAGAAGACGAACAGGCGCGCCCTCGCGCAAAGCCCTCTCCTCGGCGCGATTCTCGCGGCGGTCGCCTTTCACGCGTCGCATGCGAAGGCGGACGAGCGCGATCATCGCCGGCCGGATCATGACGACCGCGCTATCGCGAAACATGTGATTCTGATCAGTTTCGACGGTCTGCACGAACAGGACGTCGCGCGCTGCGTGGCGTCCAATGCGTGTCCCAACATCGCGCTGCTCGCGAAGGACGGTGTTACTTACACGAACGCTCACACGCCCGGACTGTCCGATTCCTTTCCGGGTCTCGCCGCACTCGTGACCGGTGGCTCGCCCAAGACGACCGGGCTCTTCTACGACGTGTCGTACGACCGCACCCTGTACGCACCGTCCGATGCCAACTGCAGCGGCGCGCAGGGCTGGAATGTGGTCTTCGACGAAACCACCGGCATCGATGGCCAGAACGGCGGAGCGCTCACGCATCTCGACGGCGGCGGCGCATTCAATCCGCAGGCGATTCCCCATGCGAAAGTCGATGGCGTCTGCAAGCCCGTTTATCCGCACGATTATGTGAAGACCAATACCGTCTTCGAGGTCGTCAAGTCGAGCGTGCCGCAAGCGCGCACGGCGTGGGCCGACAAACACGCGTGGGGCTACGACTGGCTGAACGGACCGTCGGGCGCGGGCGTCGACGATCTGATGCGTACCGAGATCAACGCCATCGACCCGAAGACGAACTCGAACTACACCGACATCTACACGCATACCGAAGTCTTCGACGATCTCCACGTGCAGGCGCTCGTCAATCAGATCGACGGCAAGAGTTCGACAGGCGACGCCTCGCCTGGCGTGCCGACCCTCTTCGGCGCGAACTTCCAGACGCTGAGCGTCGCGCAGAAGGCCACGGTGGCGACGAACGGCGGCTATCTCGACGCCAGCTTCACGCCGGGTCCGCAGGTGAGCGCCGCCATCGCTTATGTCGACGCGTCGCTCGGGCGTATCGTGTCGGAGCTGAAACAGCGCGGCCTGTATCGGTCCACCGCGATCATCGTGACGGCCAAGCACGGCCAGTCGCCGTCCGATCACAGCAAGCTCGTCAAGAACGGCGATACGGTCGCGGCGCTGCTTCAGGCGAACAACTATCTCGATCCGAAGGGCAACTACGGCCAGAACGCGACGAAGACCGGCAACCTGAACGATGGCAGCGGGCTGGCCGACACCGGCTTCGTACAGAGCGACGACGTCAGTCTCATCTGGCTGCGCGATCAGCATCAGCTTGCGCAGGCGGTCAAGTCGCTCAAGGACAATCTGGGCTGTAACGCGCCGGGCATCTGCGCGGACGGACCGGATGCCTATCTGCTCTACGGTCCGCGCATCGCAGCCGCGTTCGGCGATCCGAAACAGGGCCGCACGCCGGACATCATCGTGCAGCCGAATCCGGGCGTGATCTACACGTCGAGCGCGTCGAAGGATGAAGAGCACGGTGGCAACGCGCCAGATGACGGCCATCTCGGCCTGATCGTGTACGCGCCCGGAATGAAGCACGCGGGCCGCACGGTCGATGACCGTGTGCTGACCACGCAGGTCGCGCCGACCATGCTCAGGCTTCTGGGCGTGAACGCCAGACGCCTGCATTCCGTCGAGATCGAAGGCACGCAAGCGTTGCCCGGATTCGACGGCGAGCGCTTCTAA
- a CDS encoding DUF4148 domain-containing protein: MKAMACAVLVATTLLPFSAFAQTTGGQVTRAEVRADLAQLEAVGYRPSTHDADYPNALMSAEAKVAAMQGHNGAYGGDQGGAHQTGTAAQ, encoded by the coding sequence ATGAAAGCTATGGCATGTGCGGTACTGGTAGCGACCACATTGCTGCCGTTCAGCGCGTTCGCGCAAACCACGGGCGGCCAGGTGACACGCGCGGAAGTGCGCGCCGATCTCGCGCAGCTGGAAGCGGTCGGGTATCGGCCGAGCACACATGACGCCGATTATCCCAATGCGCTCATGTCCGCCGAAGCGAAAGTCGCAGCGATGCAAGGTCACAACGGCGCGTATGGCGGCGATCAGGGCGGCGCGCATCAAACGGGCACCGCTGCGCAATAG
- a CDS encoding FTR1 family protein codes for MLPTALIVFREVLEASLIVSIVLAASRGVAGRGWWVGGGLIGGLAGAALLALFADALSNLASGFGQEYFNAAVMFVAVAMLGWHSIWMSRHSREMARQIAEVGKAVASGTRPLAGLAIVVGAAVLREGAEAVLFLYGVLVSSPGQKPEMALGGVLGLAGGVFLGYAMYAGLLQIPLKRLFTVTNALIVLLAAGMASQGIGFLISADLVPTWGDAVWDTSGLLDETSLLGKMLHALIGYTARPAGTQIVAYVVTAVTIVLLSRVAAGREAYRHAVRH; via the coding sequence ATGTTGCCCACCGCTCTGATTGTGTTTCGGGAAGTGCTCGAAGCGTCGCTGATCGTTTCCATCGTCCTTGCGGCGAGCAGAGGCGTCGCGGGACGTGGATGGTGGGTCGGCGGCGGACTGATTGGAGGTCTGGCCGGCGCGGCCCTGCTCGCGCTCTTCGCGGATGCGCTGTCGAATCTTGCATCGGGGTTCGGACAGGAATACTTCAATGCCGCCGTCATGTTCGTCGCGGTCGCGATGCTCGGATGGCACAGCATCTGGATGAGCCGGCATAGCCGCGAGATGGCGCGGCAGATCGCGGAAGTCGGCAAGGCGGTGGCCAGCGGAACGCGGCCGCTGGCGGGCCTTGCCATCGTGGTTGGCGCGGCCGTGCTGCGCGAGGGCGCCGAGGCCGTCCTGTTTCTCTACGGCGTGCTCGTCAGTTCGCCGGGTCAGAAGCCCGAAATGGCGCTTGGCGGGGTGCTTGGTCTCGCAGGTGGCGTATTCCTGGGCTATGCCATGTATGCGGGCCTGTTGCAGATCCCGCTGAAGCGTCTCTTCACTGTGACCAACGCGCTGATTGTCCTGCTTGCCGCGGGCATGGCAAGCCAGGGTATCGGCTTCCTCATCTCGGCCGATCTCGTGCCGACCTGGGGCGACGCCGTCTGGGACACCTCCGGCCTGCTCGACGAGACCTCGTTGCTCGGCAAGATGCTGCATGCGCTCATCGGCTACACGGCACGTCCTGCAGGTACGCAAATCGTCGCGTACGTTGTCACCGCGGTGACCATCGTCCTGCTGTCCCGCGTCGCGGCCGGGCGGGAAGCGTATAGGCACGCCGTGCGGCACTGA
- a CDS encoding heavy metal response regulator transcription factor, translating to MRVLIVEDEQKAGAYIKKGLEEAGYLVDVVGDGAEGLILAKEENYDVIVLDVMLPSMDGWSVVKNLRESKSTPVLFLTARDDVSDRVRGLELGADDYLVKPFAFVELLARVRSLARRGPPRESDLIVLGDLEIDVTRRRVKRAGKRIDLTPREFALLQLLARRHGEVLSRTQIASYVWDMNFDSDTNVVEVAIRRLRAKIDDEFATKLIQTVRGVGYVIALEDSA from the coding sequence ATGCGGGTACTCATTGTCGAAGACGAGCAGAAGGCGGGCGCCTACATCAAAAAGGGCCTCGAGGAAGCGGGTTACCTTGTCGACGTGGTCGGCGATGGCGCCGAGGGCCTCATTCTCGCGAAAGAAGAGAACTACGACGTGATCGTTCTCGACGTCATGCTGCCCTCGATGGACGGCTGGTCCGTGGTCAAGAACCTGCGCGAGTCGAAGTCGACGCCCGTTCTTTTTTTGACCGCGCGCGACGACGTTTCCGACCGCGTGCGCGGCCTGGAACTGGGTGCCGACGACTATCTGGTCAAACCCTTCGCCTTTGTCGAACTGCTCGCCCGGGTGCGCTCGCTTGCGCGTCGCGGTCCCCCTCGGGAAAGCGATCTCATCGTTCTCGGAGATCTGGAAATCGACGTCACGCGGCGGCGCGTCAAGCGCGCGGGCAAGCGCATCGACCTCACGCCGCGCGAGTTCGCGTTGCTGCAATTGCTCGCCAGACGGCACGGCGAAGTATTGAGCCGCACGCAGATAGCGTCATACGTCTGGGACATGAATTTCGACAGCGACACCAATGTCGTGGAAGTCGCCATACGAAGACTGCGCGCGAAGATCGACGACGAATTCGCCACCAAACTGATTCAGACCGTTCGCGGTGTGGGTTACGTCATCGCGCTGGAAGACTCGGCGTGA
- a CDS encoding heavy metal sensor histidine kinase: MRPRSLTTTLALAFAATTLAVFGLVGTFVYFALEQQVKVQDDLDIVLAARHTRRLADELTDYGDILQHQERLESQVLGNEALSLRILDSAGKTLVQHNVDPATATLEIPAAVPADAQITERSILPLATTAGAPIRALAVDALLQNGTTATIVVMRNMHDRWVLLDRYRDKLNVAGMLGVLLAFCIGYFLVRRAMRPVREMAVDAASITSDKLNTRIEMSRIPTELEPLVVSLNGMLAGLESSFQRLSQFTADLAHDMRTPLSNMRGAMEVALARPRPVEEYQATLESSLEECERLSRMIENVLFLARAEHPQFSKNMRVIDGGKELQHIGDYFEGLADDAGVHIVVCGSAMLRVDVELFRRAVSNLLANAMRFTPAQGVITLSIHDAGDMTRVCVENEGAPIHPSLLERIFDRFYRADPSRGASGAAAGSAGLGLAIVRTIMDLHGGRAHAESDARSTRFILTFPVAEAPGLPARQK, translated from the coding sequence ATCAGACCACGTTCGCTGACCACCACGCTTGCTCTGGCGTTCGCGGCGACCACACTGGCGGTATTCGGGCTCGTCGGCACGTTCGTCTACTTCGCGCTGGAACAGCAGGTCAAGGTTCAGGATGATCTCGATATCGTTCTCGCGGCCCGGCATACACGCCGCCTTGCCGACGAGTTGACCGACTACGGCGATATTCTGCAGCATCAGGAACGACTCGAAAGCCAGGTGCTCGGAAACGAAGCCCTATCGCTGCGAATCCTCGACTCGGCCGGGAAGACGCTCGTGCAACACAACGTCGATCCAGCGACCGCCACGCTGGAGATTCCCGCCGCCGTACCTGCCGACGCACAGATCACGGAACGATCCATCCTGCCGCTCGCCACGACCGCCGGCGCGCCGATTCGCGCACTCGCGGTCGATGCCTTGCTGCAGAACGGAACGACTGCGACCATCGTCGTCATGCGCAACATGCATGACCGTTGGGTGCTGCTGGATCGATACCGCGACAAGCTGAATGTGGCAGGCATGCTCGGCGTTCTGCTGGCGTTCTGCATCGGCTATTTCCTCGTGCGTCGCGCCATGCGGCCGGTGCGTGAAATGGCTGTCGATGCGGCCAGCATCACTTCGGACAAGCTCAATACACGCATCGAAATGTCGCGCATTCCCACCGAACTCGAACCGCTCGTCGTCTCGCTGAACGGGATGCTCGCCGGACTGGAGAGCAGCTTTCAACGACTCTCGCAATTCACCGCCGATCTCGCGCACGACATGCGTACGCCGCTTTCCAACATGCGTGGTGCGATGGAGGTCGCGCTCGCGCGGCCACGCCCCGTCGAGGAGTATCAGGCGACACTCGAGTCCAGCCTCGAAGAGTGCGAGCGGCTTTCGCGGATGATCGAGAACGTGCTGTTTCTCGCGCGCGCCGAGCATCCGCAGTTTTCGAAGAACATGCGCGTCATCGACGGCGGCAAGGAATTGCAGCATATCGGTGATTACTTCGAGGGACTGGCGGACGATGCGGGTGTTCATATCGTCGTGTGTGGGTCCGCGATGTTGCGCGTCGATGTGGAACTCTTCAGGCGCGCGGTCAGCAACCTGCTTGCCAACGCCATGCGATTCACGCCGGCGCAAGGCGTGATCACCCTGTCGATCCACGACGCGGGAGACATGACCCGCGTATGCGTGGAGAACGAAGGCGCGCCCATTCATCCTTCCCTGCTCGAGCGGATCTTCGATCGCTTTTACCGGGCAGATCCATCGCGCGGTGCGTCAGGGGCGGCTGCAGGATCGGCCGGACTCGGACTTGCGATCGTTCGCACCATCATGGACCTGCACGGCGGCCGCGCGCACGCCGAGAGCGATGCGCGCAGCACGCGGTTCATACTGACCTTCCCGGTTGCGGAAGCGCCTGGCTTGCCCGCGAGACAGAAATAA
- a CDS encoding efflux transporter outer membrane subunit produces MNRVPFALHRCAAALVCVALAACSTVPPYHQPEVAVPAHFAGSPQWSVAQPADSTPRGPWWTAYKDPQLDALEARVNVSNETLKKAVSSLQEARAMVDYQRAGFFPTVSAGVAQSRYRTSQNLLGKSLAGQTISDYSAGVSASWEPDLFGRIHDATLDAQASAEASAADVEALRLSLSSQLAVDYFNLRSLDTQKQLLDDSVSAYDAALQLLKRQLASGAIDASAVAQAQAQLESTRTQATEAASQRAMLEHAIATLIGEPASTFSIPSRQQTFLLPDIPHAVPSQLLERRPDIAAAERRVFAANAQIGEARAAFFPDLVLSASAGLESSFFAPWLTAPSLFWSIGPQLAGTLFDGGRRKASLESAHARYDGYVADYRQTVLTSFQQVEDNLTALNALADEACSQRVASDAAALSLKLVKNRFDAGAVSYLDVVTAQTIALTNERTAEQIDARRAVASVGLLVALGGGWRVRADQ; encoded by the coding sequence ATGAATCGCGTCCCTTTCGCCCTGCATCGTTGCGCCGCCGCCCTCGTCTGCGTGGCGCTCGCCGCCTGCTCGACGGTGCCGCCGTACCATCAACCCGAGGTCGCCGTTCCGGCGCATTTCGCGGGCTCACCACAATGGTCCGTTGCCCAGCCTGCCGATTCGACACCGCGCGGCCCGTGGTGGACGGCATACAAGGACCCGCAGCTCGATGCGCTCGAAGCGCGCGTGAACGTCTCGAACGAGACGCTGAAGAAGGCCGTCTCTTCGTTGCAGGAAGCGCGCGCCATGGTCGACTATCAGCGCGCGGGCTTCTTCCCGACAGTGAGCGCCGGCGTCGCGCAGAGCCGCTACCGCACCTCGCAGAATCTGCTCGGCAAATCGCTGGCGGGACAGACCATCTCCGACTATTCGGCAGGCGTATCCGCGTCCTGGGAACCGGATCTCTTCGGGCGCATCCACGATGCCACCCTCGACGCGCAAGCCAGCGCCGAAGCAAGCGCCGCCGATGTCGAAGCGTTGCGCCTCTCGCTCTCGAGTCAGCTCGCGGTGGACTACTTCAATCTCCGCTCGCTCGATACACAAAAGCAGCTTCTCGACGATTCCGTCAGTGCCTACGACGCTGCCCTGCAACTGCTGAAGCGGCAACTTGCCAGCGGCGCAATCGACGCATCGGCTGTCGCGCAAGCGCAGGCGCAACTGGAAAGCACGCGCACGCAGGCGACCGAAGCCGCGTCGCAGCGCGCAATGCTCGAACATGCGATCGCGACGCTCATCGGCGAACCGGCTTCGACGTTTTCGATTCCATCGCGCCAACAAACCTTCCTGTTGCCGGACATTCCGCATGCCGTGCCTTCGCAATTGCTCGAACGGCGGCCGGACATCGCCGCGGCCGAACGCCGCGTGTTCGCCGCCAATGCGCAAATCGGCGAAGCGCGCGCCGCGTTCTTTCCCGACCTGGTCCTGAGCGCGAGCGCGGGTCTGGAGTCGAGCTTCTTTGCGCCCTGGCTCACCGCGCCGAGTCTCTTCTGGTCAATCGGTCCGCAGCTCGCAGGCACCTTGTTCGATGGCGGACGCCGGAAGGCTTCGTTGGAAAGCGCGCATGCCCGCTATGACGGCTACGTCGCGGATTACCGGCAGACCGTGCTGACTTCGTTCCAGCAAGTCGAGGACAACCTCACAGCTTTGAACGCACTCGCCGACGAAGCATGCAGTCAGCGCGTCGCCTCGGACGCGGCGGCGCTCTCCCTGAAGCTTGTGAAGAATCGTTTCGATGCTGGCGCGGTGAGCTATCTGGATGTCGTGACCGCGCAGACCATTGCGCTCACCAACGAACGCACCGCCGAGCAGATCGACGCGCGCCGGGCCGTCGCCTCCGTGGGGCTGCTGGTCGCGCTGGGCGGCGGCTGGCGGGTAAGGGCCGATCAATGA